A window of Aurantibacillus circumpalustris genomic DNA:
GGAAATGCGGGGTAAGCAATTTTTAAACCCGGCGTTTTAAAAAACCAAGCTTCGTTACTTTGACTGTGAAATGGTCCTGCCGCAACGGCTGCTCCTGTTGGCATGCGGACAACCACATCAGCATTTTGTCCCCATCTATAATAACTCTTTGCTAAATTATTTACAATCTGCGTCATGCCTTCGCTAACAAAATCTGCAAATTGCATTTCTACCATAGCCTTGTGTCCGTTAATAGACAAGCCAAAGCCAGCTCCTAAAATTGCACTTTCACATAAAGGCGTATTTCTTACACGTTCTTTTCCAAAAGCTTCTACAAATCCTTCTGTAATTTTAAACACACCACCATAGTCTGCAATATCCTGTCCCATTAAAACAAGATTTTTATGTTTTTGCATTGCCAGTTTCATACCATTACTAATAGCATCAATCAAGCGCATGTTTGTTTTACTTTCAGAAACACTGCTAGTATCTTCAACAGAAAAATCTTTGAATAATTCTTTTAATTCCTTTGCAGTATCTGGCGTTGGATTTTTTTCAGCAAACGCGATTTCTAAACCTTCATCAATTTCTTTTTTTATTTCGGTGCGTGTATTTGCTATCAGTTCTTCAGTGAGAACACCTTCATCAAGCAAGAATTTTTCGAATGTAGCTACAGGATCTTTTCTTCCCCAAACATCGAACAATTCTTTTGGCACATACTTGGTACCGCTCGCCTCTTCGTGACCGCGCATACGAAAAGTAACACATTCTAAAATAACAGGACGTGGATCATTACGAATACTCTCGCTCAAAGTTTTTATAGTTTCATACACTTTCAGTACGTTGTTACCGTCTATCGAAACTCCTTCAATACCATAACCAATAGCTTTGTCAGCAAAAGAACTACAGCGGAATTGTTCATTGCTTGGTGTACTTAAACCGTAGCCATTATTTTCAATTACAAAAATTACCGGTAAATTCCACACTGCCGCAGTGTTTATACTTTCGTGAAAATCACCTTCACTTGCTCCACCGTCACCACTAAAAACAACTGTTACCTTTTTTTCTCTTCTTATTTTGTTAGCCAAAGCAATACCATCTGCTACGCCTAATTGTGGGCCAAGATGAGAGATCATACCAACAATGTGATATTCATTGGTTCCAAAATGAAAAGAACGATCACGTCCTTGTGTAAATCCACCAGGTTTTCCCTGAAATTGAGAAAATAAACGATTTAATGGGATTTTACGAGTAGTAAAAACACCAAGATTTCTATGCATTGGTAAAATATATTCATCCGAATTGAGTGCAGTTGCAACACCTACTGATATTGCTTCCTGACCGATACCACTAAACCATTTTGCGATTTTTCCCTGACGAAGAAGTAATAACATCTTTTCTTCAATCATTCTAGGTTTTAAAATGTTTGTGTAAAGTTCCAACAAAGTGGAATCCTTATGCTTTTTTTTCTCAAACTTAACAGGCGTTTCAGCTGTAATCATTCTTATTAAATATTAAATTTATTAATTGAGATTTATCTTTTTCCAAGTAGCAAAGTAACTCCGAAGCCAATGTTTATCCAACTCATAAAATAGTTATTGGATTTGTCCCGAAGCTCATCAATTGCATTAAATCTTGGTTCCTTGGGATCGAACTTATAAAATGCCGTTGTATAGGCTACCATTATTGAAAAAGTAAGCGATCTATCTGTGATAAAACTCACGGATATTTCAGGCTGTAAAAGTCCGGCATTAAATTTTGAAGCCGGAAATGGAAGATTGGCGTCTGCACTATCATTTACGACATTATTGTAATGCATTAATGAGTAGCCAGCATTTAGGCCAAACGTTGCAAAACCTTTTTCGAAAAAATGATCGTAGCCGATTTTAATAAAAGGTGTATTACCAATTAATCGCGTATTATAAGACAAAGTTGCTCCGGTTGCATTTCCCTTTGGATCTTTGGCTTGATAAAAAGCAAATACAGCTTTGTTATTTTGAAAGTGGCTATATTGATAACCAACTCCGATGAAAAATGTACTAAACACGCGAGCATTTAAACTCAGATTGGTTTCAAAAATACCATTGAATGCAGTCCTGAATTTTTGGCTGCTTAAAGATTTTTGTATACCAATATTGTACCTTACTGTGTAGGGTGCGCTCCTTTTATCTCTAGTTTGAGAGAATGTAATTAAAGGGCTAATAAAAATTAAGACTAGAAGTATTTGACGCATTTCCTGTTAAAGATAAAGCTAATTGCTTGAATAAAAAAAGTCGCCACTTTAATTCGTAGCGACTTCTCAATTGGCTCTTTTTAGAACTACTGATGATGCTCTATTAATTTATCTTTATGTTTCTTTATTTGCGTTTTAAGCGCTTCACAAACCAAGTCAGTGGCTTCCTCAAAACTTACACATTGTTTCTTAGCAAAAAACTCTTGTCCTTTTCCGAGTATTTTTACTTCAGAAATTTTATTATCACTCGTACTACTTTTATCGAGTCGCAACGTTACTTCACCGCTGATTATTCCATCATAAAATGTATTTAGTTTTTCAACTTTTTCATTGATAAAGTCGAGTAACTTTCTGTCTGCAGTAAAATGCACTGATTGAATGTTGATTGTCATAGCTTTTCCTCCTTTTAATTTATGTTACTAATTGCCCGATCGTGGATGGGCTTGATTATACGATTTTTTTAATTTATCTATTGAATTGTGTGTGTATATCTGAGTCGCCGATAAATTGGCGTGCCCTAATAATTCTTTTACAGCATTAATATCTGCACCATTATTTAATAAATGAGTCGCAAAGGTGTGTCGCAAAACATGTGGACTTTTTTTCTTATTTGTAGTTACACTGCTTAAAATTCCTTTTACAATCTTTGTAATTTTCCCAGCGCTTAATGCTTTATTACTGAGCGTAACAAATAGGTGCGGATTATCAAGGTTATTTTCTTTCTTTTCTTTTAGATAAGAAACAATACTTCTTTTTAATTCAACGTCAAATGGAATGATTCTCTCTTTACTTCTCTTACCTAATACCTTTAGTTGAGTATTGAACAAATCAACATCACTTTCTTTTAAACTTAATATTTCCGCCCGCCTCAAACCTGTTTGATACAATACGTCAATAATTAATTTATCGCGCATTCCTTCAAAACCTTTAGCAAAGTGCTTGGTTTTAAAAATTTCAGCAAGATGATTTTCATCTATAAAAACAGGTAATCGTTTCGGTGTTTTTGGTCCCTGAATTTTTTGAGTTGGATTTACATCCACCAATCCATTTTTAAGTAAATATTTGAAAAAAGATTTTAAAGTGCTGATCTTCCTATTAACACTTCTAGCAGAAATACCATTATCCATTAAGGATGCAATGAAAGATCTAACGTATTGGAAAGAAATTGTGGAAAGCGAATAGGACATTATTTCCTTATCTAAAAAGGAGAAAAACTGTTTAAGATCTGCTTCGTAATTTTTCGATGTAAGAGGGCTAAATCTTTTTTGTAGATTTAAGTAGGATAAAAAACCGTTTACTGCGCCCTCAACCATATAAAATAAAAAATCCTAATCGAAATTATACATTTCAAATTAGGATTGCAATTAAAATATCTAAAAAAATAGAAAAAGGGCTATTTTTCGATAGCGCCGATTTGTAATTTTTGCTTGTAAGAAGCTTTAATGATTTCTTCGCGACGACGAACTGAAGGTTTTGTGAATTTTGAACGATCACGTAGTTGCTTTACAACACCAGTTTTTTCAAACTTCTTCTTGTACTTTTTTAAAGCTTTTTCAATATTATCGCCTTCTTTAATCTGAACTATTAACATTTTTACTTGTTTATTTAAATTTAGAGGGGCAAATATATGGTTTTTATTGTACTTAAAGAAAATATTTTAAAGATTTTTAGTGATTAATTCGTGCCTAAAAGTCTAAATTTACGGCTTATACCGATTTATGCAGAAAGACAGCTTCCAAAAGTTCAAAAAACTCCTTAAAAACAGCCAAAATATAGCTATTGTGACCCATTGGAGTCCAGATGGTGATGCAATGGGGAGTAGTTTGGCCTTATACCTATTCTTGTTTAAATTGAATAAGAAAGTAAGTGTTATTGTTCCAAATGCCTACCCTGATTTCCTTCACTGGCTGCCTGGAAATAAACAAGTAATTAACTTTCAAGCAAATGAAAAAAAGGCCGAAAAGATCCTAATGTCAGCGGACGCTATTTTCACTTTAGACTTTAATTCCTATAAACGCTTAGAAAAACTTGGAAATATTCTTGAGAAAACAGAAGCTCCTAAGGTTTTAATTGATCACCACCAACAACCAGATGACTACCCTACTTTGTATTTTCATGACGTAGACGCTTGCAGCACTTGCGAACTTATTTTTGATTTTATTGTTGGACTTGGAGAAAAAAAACTCATTGACAAGAAAATCGCAGCCTGCCTTTACACCGGTTTAATGACAGATACTGGATCGTTCAGGTATCCAAGTGTAACCCATAAAACTCACCTTATTCTTTCAGAACTTTTAAAAACTGGCATTGTTCCGAGCGATATACACAGCGCTGTTTACGATAACTATAGTCTCGACCGTCTAAAATTATTAGGTTTTGCGCTAAACGAGAAACTAAAAATGGTACCGGGTTGTCCAGTAGCCTATTTCACTTTAACCGAAAAAGAACTTAGCACGTTTAATTATCAAAAAGGAGATATAGAAGGACTCGTCAACTACCCTTTTTCAATTAAAGGGATTAAAGTTTGCGCGCTATTTAATGAGTCTGAAGGATATGTAAAAATTTCGTTTAGAAGCAAAGGAAAAATTGATATGAACCTTTTTGCGCGTAAATATTTTAGTGGTGGTGGTCATATTAATGCCGCTGGTGGTAAAAGCACACTGAGCCTAAAAGACACTGAAAGTAAATTTGTTGAATTAGTTAAAGAATTGTTTTAATGGCTTTTAAAGTAATAACAAGGTTTATTCTTAAATTTAAAATAAGACGGGATAATCTAACTCGTAAAAGAAAATTCATTTCCTGGGATAAAGTTGAAAAGATTGCACTGATTATAGAAAAGCATAATTCGTTGAATAAAAGCGCTATTGACAAACTTCTTGAAGAATCAAAAAAATATATTGAAGTTTTTTATATTGAAACAGATTCAAAAGAGCATACTTTTGGGGACTGGAATTGTTTTTCAAAAAAGGATAAATCCCTTTTGAATCTCCCAAAAAAATTCAATCTAAACGAGCTAACATTGAAAAATTTTGATATTGTCATTAACACTTGTGATGAAAATAATTTATTTGCTACAGCCCTTGCGTTATCAATACAAGCCCAGTTAAAATGTGGGGAAAATAAAAGTTTTGACTTAGCAGATCTAATTATAACAAAGAAACAAGCTGATAATTTGAAAAATTACTTAGATGATACATTTAAATATCTAAGAATGATAAAAGCTTAATCTGTTTTTTCACATGAAATATTTACATAAATTTATTGAATAGTTTAACCGTTGATAATAGGGTATGGATATAGAATTTAATAAGAACGAAGACACAATGCGCTTACTCATTAGCCAAATGGAACAGCGTTTACAAAAAATACATTTGGGTGGAGGTAAAGCCAGAATTGAAAAATTAAAAGACCAAGGTAAAATGACAGCGCGCGAGCGTATCGATTTTTTACTTGATAAAGATACCTCTCGTTTTGAAATGGGAGCTTTTGCAGGTTATGAAATGTATGCTGAACACGGCGGTTGTCCTGGAGGTGGTGTAGTTATTGTGATTGGTTACGTGAGTGGTAAACAGTGTATTGTTGTTGCAAATGACGCTACTGTTAAGGCCGGCGCTTGGTTTCCGATTACAGGTAAGAAAAATTTACGTGCCCAAGAAATAGCAATGGAGAACCGTTTACCGATTATTTATTTAGTAGACAGTGCCGGTGTTTATCTTCCATTACAGGATGAGATTTTCCCAGACAAAGAACATTTTGGAAGAATTTTTAGAAATAATGCTGTTATGAGTAGTATGGGAATACTTCAAGTAGCAGCAGTAATGGGTAGTTGTGTTGCAGGTGGAGCTTATTTACCTATCATGAGCGATGAGGCCATGATTGTTGACAAAACCGGTTCCATTTTTTTAGCGGGAAGTTATCTTGTGAAGGCTGCTATTGGTGAACATATTGACAATGAGACCCTCGGAGGCGCTACAACACATTGCGAAATTAGCGGGGTAACAGACTATAAATGCAAAGATGATCAGGATTGTTTAACCCGAATCCGTAACATCATGTCAAAGGTTGGGGACTACGAAAAGGCTGGTTTTAATAGAATTGAAGCTGCTCTTCCTAAAAAAGATCCAAAAGAAATTTATGGTATTTTACCTGACTCACGCGATAAACAATATGACATGCGTGACATTATTGAAAGATTTGTTGATAACGGGGTGCACGAAGAGTACAAAGAATTATATGGGCAAAGTATTATTTGCACTTATGCCAGAGTTGATGGCTGGGCTGTAGGAATCGTTGCTAACCAACGCAAAATAGTTAAAGGTAAAAAGCCAGGCGGAAGCAATGAAATGCAGTTTGGAGGGGTTATCTATAGCGATAGCGCAGATAAAGCAGCACGATTTATTATGAATTGTAACCAAAAGAAAATACCATTAATCTTTTTGCAGGACGCAACCGGTTTTATGGTAGGTTCTAGAAGCGAACAAGGCGGTATAATTAAAGATGGCGCAAAAATGGTAAACGCGATGGCTAATAGTGTTGTACCTAAATTTACAATCGTAATAGGAAACAGTTATGGAGCTGCAAATTATGCTATGTGTGGTAAAGCGTATGACCCAAGATTAATTGTTGGCTGGCCAACTGCAAAAATAGCGGTAATGGGTGGTTCGCAAGCGGCTCGTGTTTTAGTGCAAATTGAGGTCGCCAGCTTAAAAGCCAATGGCGAAGAAATTACTGAAGAATACGAAACAGAACTATTTAATAAAACAAAAGACCGTTACGATAAACAGACAACTCCTTATTACGCGGCTTCACGTCTTTGGATAGATGCCATAATTGATCCACTTGAAACTAGAAAAGTGATCAGCATGGGTATTGAAATGGCTAACCATGCTCCACTTACAAAACAGTACAATGTCGGTATGCTACAAACATAATTTGGTAACATTAAAAAGTTGATCAGGTGATTGTTTTTATTTGAGCCTACTTAAATAAATTTATTATTCGTAGCCTAAATATTATGGGTATCACTATGGTTTTACACTTTGATACTTTCCTATTTTGGGCTACAAATCATCCAAAATCTTAAACTTTTCGTATATAAAGAAAAGCTTAATAAGTCTAACCTAAATCTCGCAAACATGTATCTTTCAACCTTCAACGCTTAGTTATAAGAATGGCAGAAACAAGTATATCAGAAAGTATCATAAAACACGAATTCAATAAATCCATTGAAAAGTTTCATGTTATAGCTTGTTGGGTAGGTCTAATTTTAAATATTGTTTGGTTTATCAGTGATTACTTTGTTATAAAAGAATACCTGATTCCCTTTTTAATTTTCAGGCTTGCTGTTTCCTTATCAGCAGCGGTACTCATTTTCTTTAGAAATAGTCTTGGCTTAAACATTTTTACCTGTATGTTTATTTTAATTCTAGGCATTTCTATTCAAAACGCCTACATGTGGAGTGTTATGGATATTGCACACTTCCAAAAACATGCCTATGCCTATATGGTTCTATTTATAGGTGTTGCAATGCTTGCACTTTGGGAGCTGAAATTTTCCTTTATTCTTGCAGCAATAACAGTGATTGCAAATATTATTTTTTATAAATTGAATAGTATTTTATCCGTAGAAGATTTTCTAATTAATGGCGGTTTAATAACTCTTTCAGTTATTATATTCTGCATATTCACAATCCGAACACGTTATAGGCTGACTTATAATGAAATAAAATTTCGTTTGGAATTAGAACATTCAAAAAAATTAATAGAACAAAAACACGAGGAATTACTTCTTCAAAAAATAGAAATTCAAAGTCAAAAAGATTCGCTTGAAGAAAAAAATCGTGAAATAACAGATAGTATTAATTATGCCAAAAACATTCAAAATGCTTTCATACCCTCTGAACAGAAATTTAACTCTCACTTTAATGATAGTTTTGTTTTATTTAAACCAAAAGATATTGTAAGTGGTGATTTTTATTGGATACACGAAAAAAATGGCACTACGTTTTACGTAACGGCAGATTGCACCGGGCACGGCGTCCCTGGTGGATTTATGACTATGCTGGGTCTTTCTTTTTTAGATGAGATTATTGTTGGGCAGGAAGTTCAAGATCCAGCCAAAGTACTAAACTTAATGCGGGATAAAATTATAAGTACATTAAATCAATCTGGAAACGTTGGTCAAAATAAAGATGGAATGGATATAACGGTTTGCAGAATAAATAAAAATGAAAAAAAACTTACCTTTTCATCCGCCAACAACGATATTTATTTAATACGAAACAATTCCAAATTTGAAAACGGAAAAGAATTTATTGAATATAAAGCTAATCGTCAATCTTGCGGCTATAGCGATTTGAATAAACTTTTTACTTCGGAAAGCATTTCTTTAAACGAAGGAGACTGTATTTATACCTTTACAGATGGTTTTGCAGATCAGTTTGGCGGACCAAAAGGTAAAAAATTTCGATATAAGCAGTTTGAGGAAATACTCATTAATAATTCACACCTTAGATTTTCAGCACAAAAAAACTTACTAAATAACATGAATAACGCCTGGCGCGGAGATCATGAACAGGTTGATGATATACTTGTGATTGGTATAAAAATTTAATTTATAGTAAATTTTTTATCTGCTTTAGCCTTTTCTAGAAGATTCTTTTTGTACTCCATCACCAAGGCTGTTTTCCGGATATTAATAATATATTTTTTAATATTATTTGCTTCAAAATTTATTGGGGATAGTCCGTTCTTAACTTTTACATCCTTCACTTTTAAATAATAATAAAACTCGTCATCAGCAAACTCAACAACCCTACCAGGGCTTAAATTAAAGTCAGGCTGCTCTCTTAAAGCGGGAATTTCTTTTTTAATATCCTCCAAGAAAAGCCATGTACTGTCATTCATAAAAAAATTCTCAGCATTCTGAACACAAAGGTCATTCAGTAATTCCTTGTCTTTTGGGTTAAATGAATTTAATAATTTTTTGATCTTTGGAAGCGCAGGAGTTCTGACAGGTATTTTAAAATAATTTACTTTAATAATGTTTTCATTTAATATAAAATTGTCACGGTGTTCTTCGTAGTAAGATTCAATTTCAGACCTATTTATTACAGTATCCAAATTAGCTTCTATTAACTTGGTTTGATAAATGTAATTTATTAATGAACGTCTATAGGATTCTACTTGCTTTTCAATATCAATTTCATCCTCACTCAATTTATCAATGGCTTCCTGATAAAACAAAGCATCAGTAGCCCAATTTTCTATTGATTTTTTCGCGTTGTAAATACTATCCTTAATTATACCTGTGCTAATAAACTCGGTATTGTATTCACTTATATCCAAGCTTTCGTTTCCCGCTGTGGCTATGATTCTTAGATCCTTATTCTCTTTTGTATCAACAGCATTTTTACATGTAAAAAAGGTAGTTAAAAATAATATATAGGCAATTTGCTTCACGCTCACAATTTGGGTTAAAGTTAAATTAAACTTCTTTAGATCAAAATAATATAATAAAAAAAACCGGCTGTTTTATCTAAACAGCCGGCTAGTTAAATTTTTACTAAACCTATTTAACGGTATCTAAAGCTTCTTGATTTAATTTCACTATGTATTTACTCTTTAAATAAGACAGCCATTCTTTGTCCAAGTAATTCTGATAATCAGCAGTAACACTTCCACGACATTCTCCTAAAGTTTTAGGCGTTTTTGGTGACAGTTTATTTACTACTATAACATTAATGTTATTTTCTTCCTTAATATCATTTTCAAGAACACCGCTCTTCCAATTAGCGTCTACATTTTTATTTTCACCTTTCAAATACGTAATGTTTTCTACAGAAACGTTTAACTGAGAAGATTTATTTAGAGCATCTGTTATTTGTTTCTCTGACTTACCAGCTTTTAAAGATTTACGAACATCTTTTGCTACTTTCTCATTCAAACATTTGTAGGTAGTAACATCAGCACGCTCATCCCAAAGATAATTATTCTTATTCCCCTCATAGAACGCTCTTAAACCAGCAGTGTCCTTCACTGCCCTACTCCACACCTTTTGATCCGTAAGGTCAAACAACAAAATCCCATCTCTGTACTCACGGTACAAATTTGCAAACTCAACATACTTTTTTTCCAAGTGAGAATCTTCATAAGCAACCATAGATTCTTCTACCCATGTTTTGTATGTGCTCCTTACTAATTCATTTAGATCAGCGTTTGTTTTATATGTCATTTGCGTCTCCATGAATTTCGCAAAGTCATTTTGTGTATATGACTTTCCAGCAAGGTTAAATATCTCCTTATTACCAAGCTTTGAAGCTCTCTCTGCTTTCCAAGTTGCTTTTAAATAAGTTGAATCTATAATCTTTACAAAGTCAGCCAAATTTTTCGCATTCTCTTTGAACCCATTTTCTTTCTTAATTTTTTCAATTAGAGCGACACGTCCCATTTGAGATCTGCTGTCTCGCGCTACACGTGCCTTCAATTCATTCTTGATTTCATCAAAAGTAGGGAGTACTTTTAAATCCATCCGTTTAATTATATGCCATCCAAATGGGGTAAGCACCGGAGTACTGATATCATTATTATTTCTCAAACCAAAAGCTGCATCTTCAAATGATTTTGGTAAACGTCCTCCCTTAAAAGGTTGAAGTTGACCACCCCTGTCGCTACTTTGCTTGTCATCACTGAACTGGCGCGCAAGCTCTTCGAAATTTTGACCAGCTTTTAATTTCGTGTAAATTTCATCAATTTTTACCTTGGCGTTTTTCTTGTCCTGTTCACTTGCCTCTTTAGGGAATTTTGACATGATATGAGCTACAGTTAATTCACCACGACTAACTCTCTTGTCATAAACCTTTAAAATATGATATCCAAATCTTGTACGTACAATCGGACTAATCTCACCAACAGCCGTATTATATGCAGCAGACTCAAATGGATACACCATATCGAGTGCCGAAAAGTAGTTTAAATCTCCTTTGTTTTCAGACGCAGAAGGGTCGTCGCTACAAATGCTTGCAAAAGCAATAAACTTATCCGCTTCGTTTCGTGAATTGGCTGCTAGGCTCTTAATAAGCTTTGTCCTAGCAAATAACAGTGTACTATCTTGATTCTTTAAACGCTTTGATACTTCTGTAGTGTTTCGTAATAGCTTTTCGTAATTAGCTATATCAGCTTGGGTTGGAAGTTTTCCCAAAACTGCATTTCTTATAATATTAATTCTTGTCCAAGCCTCAAGAGTATCTTTAGGCAAAGCAGATTCATCCAATTTAATGAGAATGTGACTAGCACGAACCTCAGACTTCATTCGCTCGTAAGCTTCAGTTAATAAACTTTCATTCGTATTTTTATCTGTAAGATAAGGCGCTGCCAACTGTCTTCTATAGCCAGCCAACTCAGATTTGAAAGATTCCAATGTATCCAAACCAAGACTTTCCGCCTCAAAAACTTTGCTCTTATACAGGGAAAATAAATCTACATATTCTTTTATAGATTTAGAACTAGCAGATGTTTCTTTACCATTGTTTTTATGATAAACAGCTTCGAATTCAGATTTTTTAATGGGTTTCTCGTTAATTGTCATTACAACAGGATCTTGAGCTTTAATACTATTTACAAATGTAGTAACGGTTAAAGCAACAACAATTAGGCTTTTATTCTTCATACTTTAAAAAATTTTGTGCAAATTTAGTTCTTCTGATGGATTATTTGATGATTTCGGCGAGTTTTTCGTCAAGCGCAGTACCACGAAGGTCTTTAGCTATTATTTTACCATCCTTGTCTATTAAATAGTTCTGTGGGATTCCTGTTACACCATACATTTTACCAACTTCATTTCCCCATCCCTTTAAATCACTGATGTGAGTCCATGTTAAATTATCCTGCTGAATTGCATTCACCCAAGGATCTTTATTGGAATCCATTGAAACTCCTAAAACTGTAAAGCCTTTATCTTTATAACGCGCATAAGCAGCAACAACATTAGGGTTTTCCATTCTGCACGGCCTGCACCAACTTGCCCAAAAATCAATTAAAACATACTTCCCTCTGAAATCAGAAAGACTTACTTTTTTTCCTTCAGGTGTATTTTGAGAAAAATCAGTTGCTTTGTAACCAACCATGGTTCCCTTTGCAGCTTCCACTCTTTTGTTAGCCGATTTAATATTTGAATTTCCATCTAAACTCTTATCAATGTATGATAAAGCTTCTATTACCTCCGAGAGTGGAATGGCGGCATTGTTAAGATCATTGCCAATTATATATGCGCTTACAGGGGACTTAGGGTGCGTTTTAAGGTAGTTTTTCAAACCCGCCATGTATTGCGTGTTTAAATTCTGATATTCTACTTTAATAGCATTTTGCGCATTCAAATCATTGTTCTGCATCGCTGTATTAAAATCCGTCTG
This region includes:
- a CDS encoding alpha-ketoacid dehydrogenase subunit alpha/beta, which codes for MITAETPVKFEKKKHKDSTLLELYTNILKPRMIEEKMLLLLRQGKIAKWFSGIGQEAISVGVATALNSDEYILPMHRNLGVFTTRKIPLNRLFSQFQGKPGGFTQGRDRSFHFGTNEYHIVGMISHLGPQLGVADGIALANKIRREKKVTVVFSGDGGASEGDFHESINTAAVWNLPVIFVIENNGYGLSTPSNEQFRCSSFADKAIGYGIEGVSIDGNNVLKVYETIKTLSESIRNDPRPVILECVTFRMRGHEEASGTKYVPKELFDVWGRKDPVATFEKFLLDEGVLTEELIANTRTEIKKEIDEGLEIAFAEKNPTPDTAKELKELFKDFSVEDTSSVSESKTNMRLIDAISNGMKLAMQKHKNLVLMGQDIADYGGVFKITEGFVEAFGKERVRNTPLCESAILGAGFGLSINGHKAMVEMQFADFVSEGMTQIVNNLAKSYYRWGQNADVVVRMPTGAAVAAGPFHSQSNEAWFFKTPGLKIAYPAFPSDAKGLLLTAFDDPNPVMYFEHKALYRSIAEDVPDGYYTIPFGKAKLLKEGNDLTIVTYGLGVHWALEALTENNDMSADLLDLRTLAPLDIEAVYASVKKTGKVIVMHEDTLTGGIAGEIASLISENCFDYLDAPVMREGSLDTPVPMNVDLEHNFLPKERFKEKLLKLWKY
- the hpf gene encoding ribosome hibernation-promoting factor, HPF/YfiA family, giving the protein MTINIQSVHFTADRKLLDFINEKVEKLNTFYDGIISGEVTLRLDKSSTSDNKISEVKILGKGQEFFAKKQCVSFEEATDLVCEALKTQIKKHKDKLIEHHQ
- a CDS encoding tyrosine-type recombinase/integrase, giving the protein MVEGAVNGFLSYLNLQKRFSPLTSKNYEADLKQFFSFLDKEIMSYSLSTISFQYVRSFIASLMDNGISARSVNRKISTLKSFFKYLLKNGLVDVNPTQKIQGPKTPKRLPVFIDENHLAEIFKTKHFAKGFEGMRDKLIIDVLYQTGLRRAEILSLKESDVDLFNTQLKVLGKRSKERIIPFDVELKRSIVSYLKEKKENNLDNPHLFVTLSNKALSAGKITKIVKGILSSVTTNKKKSPHVLRHTFATHLLNNGADINAVKELLGHANLSATQIYTHNSIDKLKKSYNQAHPRSGN
- the rpsU gene encoding 30S ribosomal protein S21, producing the protein MLIVQIKEGDNIEKALKKYKKKFEKTGVVKQLRDRSKFTKPSVRRREEIIKASYKQKLQIGAIEK
- a CDS encoding DHH family phosphoesterase, whose translation is MQKDSFQKFKKLLKNSQNIAIVTHWSPDGDAMGSSLALYLFLFKLNKKVSVIVPNAYPDFLHWLPGNKQVINFQANEKKAEKILMSADAIFTLDFNSYKRLEKLGNILEKTEAPKVLIDHHQQPDDYPTLYFHDVDACSTCELIFDFIVGLGEKKLIDKKIAACLYTGLMTDTGSFRYPSVTHKTHLILSELLKTGIVPSDIHSAVYDNYSLDRLKLLGFALNEKLKMVPGCPVAYFTLTEKELSTFNYQKGDIEGLVNYPFSIKGIKVCALFNESEGYVKISFRSKGKIDMNLFARKYFSGGGHINAAGGKSTLSLKDTESKFVELVKELF
- a CDS encoding DUF6913 domain-containing protein produces the protein MAFKVITRFILKFKIRRDNLTRKRKFISWDKVEKIALIIEKHNSLNKSAIDKLLEESKKYIEVFYIETDSKEHTFGDWNCFSKKDKSLLNLPKKFNLNELTLKNFDIVINTCDENNLFATALALSIQAQLKCGENKSFDLADLIITKKQADNLKNYLDDTFKYLRMIKA
- a CDS encoding acyl-CoA carboxylase subunit beta, which translates into the protein MDIEFNKNEDTMRLLISQMEQRLQKIHLGGGKARIEKLKDQGKMTARERIDFLLDKDTSRFEMGAFAGYEMYAEHGGCPGGGVVIVIGYVSGKQCIVVANDATVKAGAWFPITGKKNLRAQEIAMENRLPIIYLVDSAGVYLPLQDEIFPDKEHFGRIFRNNAVMSSMGILQVAAVMGSCVAGGAYLPIMSDEAMIVDKTGSIFLAGSYLVKAAIGEHIDNETLGGATTHCEISGVTDYKCKDDQDCLTRIRNIMSKVGDYEKAGFNRIEAALPKKDPKEIYGILPDSRDKQYDMRDIIERFVDNGVHEEYKELYGQSIICTYARVDGWAVGIVANQRKIVKGKKPGGSNEMQFGGVIYSDSADKAARFIMNCNQKKIPLIFLQDATGFMVGSRSEQGGIIKDGAKMVNAMANSVVPKFTIVIGNSYGAANYAMCGKAYDPRLIVGWPTAKIAVMGGSQAARVLVQIEVASLKANGEEITEEYETELFNKTKDRYDKQTTPYYAASRLWIDAIIDPLETRKVISMGIEMANHAPLTKQYNVGMLQT
- a CDS encoding PP2C family protein-serine/threonine phosphatase, which codes for MAETSISESIIKHEFNKSIEKFHVIACWVGLILNIVWFISDYFVIKEYLIPFLIFRLAVSLSAAVLIFFRNSLGLNIFTCMFILILGISIQNAYMWSVMDIAHFQKHAYAYMVLFIGVAMLALWELKFSFILAAITVIANIIFYKLNSILSVEDFLINGGLITLSVIIFCIFTIRTRYRLTYNEIKFRLELEHSKKLIEQKHEELLLQKIEIQSQKDSLEEKNREITDSINYAKNIQNAFIPSEQKFNSHFNDSFVLFKPKDIVSGDFYWIHEKNGTTFYVTADCTGHGVPGGFMTMLGLSFLDEIIVGQEVQDPAKVLNLMRDKIISTLNQSGNVGQNKDGMDITVCRINKNEKKLTFSSANNDIYLIRNNSKFENGKEFIEYKANRQSCGYSDLNKLFTSESISLNEGDCIYTFTDGFADQFGGPKGKKFRYKQFEEILINNSHLRFSAQKNLLNNMNNAWRGDHEQVDDILVIGIKI